The proteins below are encoded in one region of Hordeum vulgare subsp. vulgare chromosome 3H, MorexV3_pseudomolecules_assembly, whole genome shotgun sequence:
- the LOC123439617 gene encoding ervatamin-B-like: MASSTPYLVVLLCLTSLLQASLTAANPSFELPESEVRSRFSKWMTKYSKHYSCHEEEEKRFGIFKQNTNSIGAFASQTTVNGGVGGFGPQTITTVRVGMNRFGDLNPSEVVEQFTGFNNTGFRTPKPSPLPYHSWKPCCVDWRSSGAVTGIKFQGSCLSCWAFAAVAAIEGMNKIRTGELVSLSEQQLVDCDTGSSGCSGGRSDTALGLAATRGGITSEAKYPYSGIQGTCNVDKLLFDNQASVKGFKAVPPNDEHQLALAVARQPVTVYIDASAWEFQFYTGGIYRGPCSSDASRVNHAVTIVGYCEGPGEDNKYWIAKNSWSNDWGDQGYIYLAKDVPWKTGTCGLATSPFYPTA, translated from the exons ATGGCTTCTTCCACGCCATACCTTGTCGTGCTCTTGTGCCTCACGAGCCTGCTGCAGGCATCGCTGACGGCGGCGAACCCGTCATTTGAGCTGCCGGAATCCGAGGTGAGAAGCAGGTTTTCCAAGTGGATGACCAAGTACTCGAAGCACTACTCATgccatgaggaggaggagaagcggtTCGGAATCTTCAAGCAGAACACCAACTCCATCGGCGCTTTCGCCAGCCAGACTACGGTCAACGGCGGCGTGGGTGGGTTCGGGCCTCAGACCATCACCACGGTCAGGGTGGGCATGAACAGGTTCGGCGACCTCAACCCCAGCGAGGTCGTCGAGCAGTTCACCGGGTTCAACAACACCGGCTTCCGCACCCCGAAGCCCTCACCCCTCCCCTACCACTCCTGGAAGCCTTGCTGCGTCGACTGGCGCTCCAGCGGCGCCGTCACCGGCATCAAGTTTCAAGGCTCTTGCT TGTCGTGCTGGGCGTTCGCGGCCGTGGCGGCCATCGAAGGCATGAACAAGATCAGGACCGGCGAGCTGGTGTCGCTCTCGGAGCAGCAGCTCGTGGACTGCGACACCGGTAGCAGCGGCTGCAGCGGTGGGCGCTCCGACACGGCGCTCGGCCTCGCGGCAACCCGCGGCGGCATCACGTCGGAGGCCAAGTACCCGTACAGCGGCATCCAGGGCACCTGCAACGTGGACAAGCTCTTGTTCGACAACCAGGCGTCCGTCAAGGGCTTCAAGGCCGTGCCTCCCAACGACGAGCATCAGCTGGCGCTCGCCGTGGCGCGGCAGCCCGTGACGGTGTACATCGACGCCAGCGCGTGGGAGTTTCAGTTCTACACCGGTGGCATCTACCGCGGCCCTTGCTCCTCCGATGCGTCGAGGGTGAACCACGCCGTCACCATCGTCGGCTACTGCGAAGGCCCCGGAGAGGACAACAAGTACTGGATCGCCAAGAACTCGTGGAGCAACGACTGGGGTGACCAGGGCTACATCTACCTCGCCAAGGACGTGCCGTGGAAGACGGGAACCTGCGGCCTCGCCACCTCGCCCTTCTACCCAACGGCTTGA